The Pseudokineococcus lusitanus genome includes the window CGAGCAGCCGCCGCAGCACGGGCGGGCCCGACGCCGGGGCGAGCAGCGCGGCGGTCTCGTCGGCGGCCGCCCCGTGGCCGGGCGTCGCGACGTCGGCGGCGGCCGCACGACGGGCGACCGGGGACAGCGGGAGCAGCGTGCGGCGGTCGCGCGGGACGTGGCTCGCGGGCCGCTCCCCCGCCAGGACGGCGTCGAGGTGGCCGGACAGGTCGGCGTAGGAGTCGAAGCCGAGGACGGCGTCGGCCTCGGGCAGCTGCTCGGCCAGCTCGGTGCCGTAGCGCTCGGCCATGCACCCCACGGCGACGACGGCGCGCGTGCGGCCGGTCTCCTTGAGGTCGCTCGCCTCGAGCAGCGCGTCGACGGAGTCCTTCTTCGCCTGCTCGACGAACCCGCACGTGTTGACGACCGCGACGTCGGCCTCGGCGGCGTCGTCGACGAGGTCCCACCCGGCGCTCGACAGGCGCCCGGCGAGCTCGGAGGAGTCGACCTCGTTGCGCACGCACCCGAGCGTCACGAGCGCCACCGACCGGCGGGCCGGGGGCCCGTCCGCGGCCGTCGTCGTCGGGACCTGCGTCGTGGTGCTCACCCTCCCCACTGTAGGCGCGGCGGCGAGCGACCTGGCTCGCCTCGCCTCCTGCCGCCGCGGCGGCCGATGACCTGGTTCTCCGCCGGGTCCGTCGCCGCGGCGGCGAGCGACCCGGCCCCCCACCGGTCCGGCCACCACGGCGTCACCGACGCACCGGCGGCTCCAGCACCTCGGTGTGGACGACGTCGCCCCGCGTGCTGCGGAGCGTCACGGTCATCGTGCCCGTGCGGCCCTCGACGGCGACGTGCCCGAAGTACTGGTTGCGCCCCAGCGGGCTCTCGTTGGCCGACGACGGGCCGGCCGCGAACACCCGCCGCGGGCCGAAGGTGCCGTCCAGCTCCCCGACCGGGAAGGCGCCGGCGTGGATGGGGCCCGAGACGAACTCCCAGAAGGGGTCGAAGTCGGTGAAGGCCGCCCGGGCGGGGTCGTAGTGGTGGGCCGCCGTCCAGTGGACGTCCGCGGTGAGCCACACGAGGCCGGTGACGCGGGCGCGACGCAGGCGGCGCAGGAGGTCGGCCAGCTCGAGCTCGCGGCCCAGCGGCGGCCCGTCGTCGCCGTTGGCCGCGGCCTCGAAGCCGGAGCCGTCGGGGACGACGACCCCGAGCGGCATGTCGGCGAGGACCACCTTCCACGTGGCCCGGCTCCGGCGCGTCTCGCGCACGAGCCAGTCGGCCTGCTCCTGCCCGAGGAAGCGGGTGGCGGGCCCGGCGGCCGGCTGCACGTTGGGGCTGTTGGCGCCGCGGTAGGTGCGCATGTCGAGCTGGAAGAGGTCGAGGTGCGGCCCCCGGGAGAAGGACCCGTACACCTTGCCCTCGGCGTCGCGGCGCCGGCCGTCGAAGGGGTGGTACTCGACGAAGGCCTGCCGCCCCCACCGGGCGAGGACGTCGGCGCGGCGCTCGCGGTCGTAGACGTCGGCGGGCAGGAGCTCGCCGGGGTACCAGTTGTTCGTCACCTCGTGGTCGTCCCACTGGGCGTAGAGCGGTGCACCGGCGGTCAGCGCGCGCACGTGCGCGTCGCCGCGGTTGTAGCGGTGGCGGCCGCGGAACTCGTCGAGGCTCTGCGCGCGGCGCTCGACGCCGTCCTCGACGACGTTGCGCCACGTCGTCCCGTCGGGCAGCAGCACCTCGGGGGCGATGGGCCCGTCGGCGTAGACCGTGTCGCCGCTGTGGACGACGAAGTCGGGCTCCGTCGCG containing:
- a CDS encoding alkaline phosphatase D family protein; its protein translation is MTRRDAGPARDAARSTGRAPAGPRRRAVLGAGLALGGLAVAPASAARPGSPALVRRGRPGLSLGVASGDVTRTTAVLWGRADAPGRLVAEVREPGRGGGWRRVPGPVVGTGTDLTGTVRLDGLRSGETYEYRLLVETADGPGEAASGRLTTAPRARRDVSFVWTGDTAGQGWGRHVDLGMPGFAAMHATEPDFVVHSGDTVYADGPIAPEVLLPDGTTWRNVVEDGVERRAQSLDEFRGRHRYNRGDAHVRALTAGAPLYAQWDDHEVTNNWYPGELLPADVYDRERRADVLARWGRQAFVEYHPFDGRRRDAEGKVYGSFSRGPHLDLFQLDMRTYRGANSPNVQPAAGPATRFLGQEQADWLVRETRRSRATWKVVLADMPLGVVVPDGSGFEAAANGDDGPPLGRELELADLLRRLRRARVTGLVWLTADVHWTAAHHYDPARAAFTDFDPFWEFVSGPIHAGAFPVGELDGTFGPRRVFAAGPSSANESPLGRNQYFGHVAVEGRTGTMTVTLRSTRGDVVHTEVLEPPVRR